The window tctgggagggagtttgggtgctgggtgcaagctctgggctggggcaggagttgggtgtgcaggagggggtgaggctttgggatggagtttgggtgcaggcttggctggggtgggggtgtaggaaggtggaggtggtgcacgctggggcagaggatcaggcttcaggggaatgagggttggggctgaggggctcatgatgcaggggggctcagagctggggcagaggctcaggatgtagagggatgagggctctggctggggatgatgatcagggtgcagagggatgagggctctggctggggatgaggagtttagggcattggagaggctcagggctagggcagaagggcaggttaagggcagcctgccttgccattagcagATGGCAGgagctaggaccctggggcagcagacagcagttctgccgggagccgttCTCTGGCAGCACGAGCAGGCAGGGATGTGACggaggggggatgcagggggaagagtgaaagggggaggctgggacccgctccaggcagggacgcggcgagGCAGGGCGGTGGGGGAGACCCacaggggccggggctgggacccaatccaggcagggccggaggagagacccagctccatgctggagcagggcccccagccctgaatattcctggagcccgagcacctcgagcccatataacctgccacctatggctgcaagctaaaccccatgaggatgtggagtacgtgcagcgctggcagacctctctcccagcactggcgctgcgactacacacacacttcaaagcactgctgcggcaggGCTTtaaagtttcgagtgtagccataccctaaggttCCAATCTCTGGCACACACTGTGCATAGATTTATAGACTCCAGTGCCAGAAATGACCACTGTgatcagggccatccttaggatttatggggccctatgcccAACAGCAGCCTGGGCttgcatgtgtattttagataagggtggtcttttgaaggatttatttaaaaaacaatatgtctgaagatccaagcatttaagcctacagatgaatactcagattgtgcatctaaaaatctatgcaggGATTTTTTAGTTGTGTGTTTTTTATAATCTTCATCAACATGCTAATGAAATATttctaaagcaaattttaaattaaggtcttgtagactaacatgttctgaatAAACACTTGATCTTAGCCATGAGACCAAGaagcacaactgtttttgtcagtacattcagaaactgacagtagattcctgggggttggcaaatgcctgttaaatccTTCATTACCACGTGAATGACtcttaacagtttcagtgttgtgctaataggtctggcaggctggaaggctttttcGCTTTTAAGAACTAGATCCCCTCCAGAGAAAAactcagcaggctgcagcaggagagATCAGAACACAAATACAAAGAGCCGTAAAGCTGGACCCTCAGGGCTGCCCggagggggagggcaagtgggcgatttgccccaggccccgcagggacccCGCGAGCTctggctgagaatcccttccctagctactcacctggtggtggtctgggtcttcggtggcatttcagagacgggcccttcactcgctctgggtcttcggcagcactttggcagcagatCCTTCAGTGCTGTCAAAGACtcgaagcgagtgaaggacccgctgccgcaGACTTGGAGCACTGCCTGGTGAGTACAGGTGCCACagcgggtggcaccttttttaTGTCCGCtctcccactttgccccaggccccctgaatcctctgggcagctctgtggacactaagacccagggtgccccaaatttttggATGCGTATGCCTGAGGACAGCCCTGACTGTGATCATCTACtcagacctcctgtataacacggaCCATAGGACTTCCCCataataatttctagagcagatctgttaaaGTTACACCTTATTTTCAATCTGAAACAAGAAATGAAACACATGcagacaacacatcttgaagaactccagttacaatACAGGTAATTAACATTTATCTAAGAAGTGCATTGCTGTAGAGTTCACTAATTTGGGCCAGTCTAAACTCCAGAAGTTGCTGCCAGAAATTGAGGACAGGGGCGCCAGTGGGGTGGTGAAGGCGGTGGGAGGTTCCCCCCATACCACCAGCTGGAGCAACACTGCttgttcctcccttccctcccctgccaggaGCAACACTGCATGCTCCTCTCCCCGCTCCCGACTCTGGCCTATTCTTTGCCCTGCCAATATAAATGCTCACTAAAACAGAAACTCGACAGCATCAGTGCAAAATTTATTTACCACAAtttcctcattcttttttgagGGTTGCTGAAGCTGATTCATTTCCTGTTAGCAATACCCTATCAAGCAGCTGTAATTTGAAGATAAAACTCAGCCTTCCAGCCAAAACACCGTCTGGGGATCTAAGAGCACCGTATATAGCCAAAATATTCTGCTTTCAAAGTTGAAAGATCAGAGAGACTTGAGAATCATGAAAATCACGCTGTCCCTTCCTGTGCTGGTAGTACTGGCTCTCTCAGTTTGCTGCTACTCTTACGAGCCAAATACTTTACCTGATACAAGAGACAAACAGTTTATTGAGGAGTGCGTGACGGCTCATAACCATTTTCGGTCCCGGGTGAATCCAGCAGCTAGCAACATGCTTCACATGGTAAGGGGACCTTCAACAATATTTTCCTCCTCACTTGCACACAGACGGTGAACGTTGTAATGGTGTTAACTGTTCTCGTGAGGATTTACTTTTGTAACTGGCTATGAAAGCTTCTCAGCTATGCCAACCCTCCTTGAAtcatagtttaaaaacaaaacaaaaaaaccatccCAAAGCCTCAAACCACTGCAGTAAGGCTCCAGTTATGACAGCTGGACACATACCTGCTCTGTGCCTCTCCCGGGGTTCAGATGGATTTTTCAAACCTCACTTCTACGCTTGAGGTTTATGCTATGAAAATCCTCCTGTTTTAAACTGTCACAGCTCAGCAGCCATgatttataaaaagaacaggaggatttgtggcaccttagagactaactaatttatttgagcataagctttcgtgaagcactaagggtatggctacacttacatttgtacagcgctgggagttacagctgtcttcgtacagctgtgtagggaaagcgctgcagtgtggccacatttgcagcgctgttgggagtggtgcattgtgggcagctatcccacagagcacctcgtcccattttggcactgtgggttgtgggaagaggACGGgggggtcattccgcttcctgttccaacgccctgtggtgcatcgcttcacatcccagcagtttggcgccactgtgagtctgcagcgcgatttctgttacaaatggagcccgagctgctgaggactttgctgatgaatgtcaccagcacatcacgtctggcagttgagctattccttcagctccaaagtgacagtgaggagtccgatgatgcTATCGATTCGCCTGATGCATGTGACAATACATTGCTtgtaacggacatgctcagcaccacggaacgccgcctttgggctcgggaaacaagtactgagtggtgggatcatatcgtcctgcaagtctgggatgacgagcagtggctgcagaactttcggatgagaaaagccactttcatgggactgtgtgctgagcttgccccaacCCTGCgacgcaaggacacgagattgagagctgccctgtcagtggagaagcgagtggctattgcaatctggaagatggcaactccagacagctaccgatcggtcgcgaaccaggttggagtgggaaagtcgactgttggaatagtgttgatgcaagtttgcagggccattaattgcatcctgctaagaagaaccgtgactctggggaacgtgcaggacattctggatggctttgcacaaatggggttTCCTAACTGtgaaggggcgatagatgggacgcatattcctattctggcaccaccccacctggcatccgagtacattaatcagaaggggtatttctctgtggttctccaagcgcttgtggatcaccgtgggagtttcattgacatttacagaggatggcctggaaaggtgcatgatgcatgcatctttcggaacagtgccctgttcaggaagctgcaggccgggacttttttcccagaccggaagatcacagtaggggatgttgaaatgccaattgtgatccttggagaccccgcttaccccttaatgccatggctcatgaaaccatatacagggaagcttgacaggagcaaggaccggttcaactacaggctgagccggtgcagaatgactgtggagtgtgctttcagCCGTTTAAAGGGACTCTGGAGGTGtatttatgggaagctagacttgggggacaGCAGCATCCCTGCTGTTATATCCACGtgttgtaccctccataatatttgtgaagggaagggtgaaacattcagtgaggaatggacctccgaggttcaaagcctagaggctgaatttgcacagccagagagcagggctactagagaggcccagcacagggcttccaggattagggatgccttaagggagcaatttgaggctgaaagccaacagtaatgtttggtgccttgcacgggagtgaagtgcagtggtttcaATGATttgcagtccctgtttttcccttggggcacagtatgtttcactttctccaataataaaaaatgttttaaaagccaagaaatcagttattcaaaatacagtacataaaagggcaggggggtagggtgctgacctgtacattcagaggtttgaatatgtcctgcccgGATTGCTGtacaatgcctgctgcacttcaggattaatatgctgcatggtgatgggggttgagtgcatagggtaagggtcatagttctcaggactggtaggtgaacatacaggagttgggggcagctggtggtagtaagaaccaggctgctggagaaaggagttttgagcaaacactggggcacaagggagagagctttgggaggtgggggggttagcacggtactgatctgcctgcatggctacaagagactgcatacagtccgtttggcgcgccaggaggcttatcagctgctttgtgcttttcctggtagccaattcctttctcctgctttgtgtttccctccactgatgcattttctctctccagtcctgcagcctcttattctctctggcatactgattcataactgctttcaccaaatcttctttgcttttccttggtttcctcctcaagttctgtagtctttcagcaggctgtgatagggctggaggattcaaggacactttaaaaaaaaaacagaaatagaaacatttattacagaggctgcattgtttataatcacagtgaaggagtttgtagactatttgtagcatcatttacacatagcaaacatagcacagagagccacagcagcaaagacatggtgagtaatggggaatgagtgattTATGAATCCATGTTGCTGCCGCGGCTCActtgggaaggggagctgcttgagtcagggctcattgggtttctgtgcattggggaaagcagagagcagctggggggtaCCTGCACTGAaaactatccctacattttccacaggattttatcctttcagatatcttgctgctgcgggttacctgggaagagtgggagggtcttctacagaaatgtggattccaccctggtccctatgcagcttgcctgtgtgcagcaatggtccccccacccctcacggcacagtggcgcggatgcgttagcctgactgggacaagaacAACGGTGGCTCttcctataaacttgcgcaagcgcattgcccatgctctggctgaaacttttgaagagattacagaggccgattaccgcgatgtgatagaccacatcaatgggctattccacatctaggcatgcatgcatgcagccattacccctcccctcccaaaacatttccatccttaaaataaaagctgcttatcgggaacccactcctctgcttcttcttcaccaacaagttccagctgctgcgactggctagcttcctcctggcttgagaagagctcctggctgcatgcctcctgggactccggggtgtctccctccaccccagtagcctcactctcggtttcctctacaccctcccccacttctccctgctctgaactctccatcgtgctcctaggattggcagtggggtcacacccaagtatggcatccagctccttgtaaaaacggcaggtcttgggggcagctcctgagcggtggtttccctcacgggctttgcaacaggcactgcgcagctcctttactttaaccctgcactgcatcgtgtcccattcatggcccctttgcagcatggactttgatatctgcccataggtatcataatttctatggctggagcgcagctgtgactgcacagcttccttaccccaaacactgatgaggtcctgcagctcgcaagtgttccatgctggggctcgtttggggcgtggaggcatggtcagtgattgattgattgattgattgattgcactccacacctggctgagcaaacaggaaggggattttttaaattcctggggcatttaaagggcgggtcacctgagcccagggcagtggagtgcgaaacgatgagcagagtggctgaaaaggtatgctgggatacctcctaataccctggaggccaataaaagcgcttttggtggccacacttgatgactagcgctggatcaccagcactggaatcactacaccccaagcagaccaggtgtacagccagcgctgcaaccagggagttgcagcgctggctgtgctttgcaagtgtggacacagacagATCCAGCATTCCGGTAAAATACACAAAATCCCCTTAAGGGGAGAACTCCCATTTGTGAACTGCAGCAGTGATTCCCTTTCCGTAGCTCAAGGGACTCACAAACTACATAGATAAATGTGTTATAACTATGTGACAGAAACCCTGCTGTTCTTTTCAGAGGGACAAGTCCTTTGGAGATTTTCTTCAATTTCAAAGTCCTGGGAAACACCCCACCCTACCTAGTTCCCTTTCTTGCTAGAATGGGTAATATTTAGGCTGTGATGCTTCCTGCATCTTCTCGCTGGAGAAATCTTGATTTCTCTGTCTTGAAGTTCAGTAATGAAGATATATTGCAGCTGTGGCCAAATATATTCCAGGGAAATATCTGCCGCCACATAAGATGCACTGTGTCCCTGCTCAGCAAGATCTCTGCCAACATTCTAATAAACTCATTTGCATATATGGCAATTGGAGTGACCAGCAACTGTATATCCACCACCAGGAAAGAGGTGGCTGGTAAGCAGCAGAACCTCTGCACACAGAAACCATGAGTGACTTTGCTGAGACAGCAACTGGAGAGGCAATTCTTTTTTTCTGGATAAACACCACAAACTGGAAgttggaaaatgttttttctttttacagttaTGAGAATAGTGTTTGTTAGTTACAGTATGTGCTGGTTCAAAGTTTCCAGACAAAGCTGGCTCTCTCACTAGGTTCTATCTGGGTTCTGTCTGCCTATCCCCCGTCAAGGTTCTTTTACTGGTGCTTATCACCATCCTGAGTCCTGTATGTCTGTATGATAAGAAAGGGCACTAGGGTTGTATATTAGGGTTACAGCAATGAAGTGCAGAATTCCTTAGTTCTAAATTAGACACAAAATCTGAAAAGTTACACTCACAGATTATGGGTGAAAGATTATAATCATATTACAACTAGCATAAGGCCTAAAAACCTTGATAGCATTATTTCTGAAGGTCAGACTAAATCaaccccccccctccctccccctccaatgAGGTATCTAATGTGAAGGAAGCAGTAGGGGAAGTGCCAAAATCTATTGCAAAATGCAAAGTAGTGTAAAACCACATACTGCTTAGCTCTTCAACAATTAAAAGCTAAGTATGACTAAAGAGGGTTACAGTATTTCACTTGGAGCCCTGGTTTACGTCAGGGcaaatctacactacaaaattaagttgacctaagttacactgatatatagccaccacagtaattaaatcaACGTTACATGTTTACACTACACTCCTTGTGTCAGTGGTGTGCagcctcaccaggagcgcttgcactgatttaactgctagcatggggcattgtgggacagtttCTGAAAGAcagcaacagtcaatgtaagcaaaccgtgtctacactgacactgcgatGACCTACCTACATCAACTTAAGTGCTACATCTCCctcagaggtggagttattaagtcagtgtagaGGGCgacttacattggtgggagctaCATATTATTGAGAACACTTACAGAGTTAGATCGTCATAAgacagcttacattgacctaactctataatatagaccaggcctcagatgagGCTCAGGTTTCTATCTAGAGACATAAGAGAATGAACTCAAGACAATCCACCTTTTTGAGAACAGCctctttaaaatggaaatatgTATGTGAGAAGCATTTCCTCTTTCTCTGCATGCAAGCAACAAAAATACAAGAAGAGGCTGCTGGTGGTGTTTGTGGTATCTTCAGCATCTAAAGAAAAAGTTGATTTCAAAATAACTATACACATCTTACTGAGAGGTTACAGTGGCATTACCAAGGAAGAGAGACTGTCAAATTCTTTATTGCAAACAAGTTAACTGACAAAGGTAACCCTTTTCCCCTGCTCATTTTGTGGGAAGGCattctttgggcctgatccaaaggccattcaaatcagtggaaagactcccagtgactgcaatgggatttggatctgtCACTTGCTTGCAAGTATTCAGCAGTTTTCAACTGTTCACAGACTGTTCACTTTGGGTATGTTGACACTTCCTCAGGTACCGTGCTTCCCAGCAGAGATAAACAGACAAGAGCTAGCTCTGCTCGAGCCGGTTTGCTAAAAATTGGGGGTGTAACTGGCCTAGCATGGttggcagcttgggctagctgcccGAGTGCAAACCTGCCCACAACCCCAAGGTACAGAATCTGCCtgctagcctgagccactgccCATGTTGTCctgctacacttctatttttagcatgttagcagGAGCAGAGCCAGCACATCCTTCTGCCCACACTGGGAAGCGGGCTTCCAGATGCATGTAGTGATATTCTTTGCCTGTTTGTTACAGTGGTGCGTCATTGGTCACCCAAGTCATATGGCATTTTTTCGGCTCTCTAATTTGATgtgtgaattatttttaaaatgtgaacacaAAAGTGATGAGGAGTTAATGAAAAATATGAGTATGTTTTCCATGTGGTATTTGTACAAAGAACAGCCATTCCTCACACACTCTTGCTGGCTTTTCACATGAATCAATCTTTGTTTATGTGAACAAAGATGCATTCACACGGAAAGCAAATAAGGGTTATAAATATGGTCAAACAAATCTGAGTGTTTACAAACACTGTTTCTGCAGGAGTCAAACAACCCTAGCTAGGAGTAGtcacagaaagaggaaaaaaatacacaGAATCTTTTTGGGATAGAGGAGAAAAAATGAATTGCAAAGAAGAACAAAAACTACAGAACCCCAGgtcccccaaactctctaagccaaATTCACTACTCGCAACCATTGactgggtctctttcttatagtTCATAGGGGTTGCATAGGTGTAAACAGGAGCATTACTCTTAACTTGCAATAATATTAAGGCTGGAATTGGAAAGCAgtgtcttgtaaatatttgttcaAGCAGATCTATTGTATTTGTTCTCTTTAAAAATTAAGGAAATATCAAATAACAGTTTGTCTAAATTACTGACAAAAGCTTGATAAACCAGTCAATGCGAAAAACCAGACATCGCTAATATTTTCAGTCAAGTTGTTTGAATATCAATTTTGTGAGACAAATCCAAGCAAAGTCAACGATTTAAACCATAAAAACTGCCATTATAACTCACTGTTCTGAAAGGAAATCACCTCAGCTTGGGTTAGTGactaaatggcagatgaaactaTCTTAGCTTTTGTTGATTTATGCACAATTCACTTTTACAGTCTTagctgcaaaaagaaaaagagaagaaatacatATTTGCAGTGGGTTATAAAACGTCTCTCTAAAAATATGTTTAGAAATGAACTCAGTTTAATACTACTGTGACATAATAGTTTTCAGCACATTTCAAGTACTGTACTTAGATAAATGTCATAAGCTACATTTCATTGTGTTAGTTTTACATTTCTAGTAATCATTTAGTCCTTGACAGAGCAGTCAGTATTGATAATTAatttgaaaagaagaaaatgtatttACAGAAACTTAGGCAGTCAGAAGATGCAACAGAGAAATTCCACAAGTTAAAATTTTTCTAAAAATCAGAATACCTCATGCAAGCATGGAATTGATTAGGTCACTGAATTTTCACTATAAAAGGGGTCTTTTTAAAGATACAAGGGTAAGATCCCAGGGTTGAGTTTTCAGAAAGACAACTCTACATTTGTCCCAGGAGGCTTTGGGTGcacaaagaagaaaaagcaaaaccaaaccaaCACTTGTGCAAATAGGCATTTGAGGACACAAATGTCGTAGACAGCCATTTGACTGTCCGATTTGCACAGGCAAATTCAGATTTGTTTATGCAAATATGGATTTGGAGCCAACATTTGCACTCACAGAGCTTGGCTTACTGTCCATAAAACTGGACAGATGGCAACACAAATTTGCTCTGAAATGCCTATGATGCTCTTGAAAATTAGTTCTTTAACACAGTAATGAATCCCCATTTTTTATTAAAGAGAGCGTAAATGCCTACATTTGTTTTCCAAACAATTTTAGTGTTTGCCTTATAAACCCAGGAGTCCAGCAAAAACAGAAATTTGATGTGCCGGTCTGAATGAGTGGTTAAACTTATCAAAAATGAGTTCACAGGACTGTTTATCAGCTAGTTCTATAAAACTCCCAGAGCCCTTTCTTGGAATCTCCGAGGAGGCCAGGAACGAATAGATATGCAGAACATATGACATTTTCACATCTGTGAATGGCCTCTCTAGGACATTCCTTTGCATTACTGTTATGCCAATGTAGCTGAAAATGGTTTGTGTCTGTCTTTAcatttggcagagctgggacccaGATTTGGCAAagacagccagagcatgggcaaagACATGTCAGTTTAAACATAATATCTATCTCAAGATACGCGGGAAGGCCCACCCTACCTTTACTTCTGTTGGAGAAAACATCTGGACTGGCTCTCTTCGCATGTTTTCTGTGACTGCGGCCCTCACTAGTTGGTACAATGAGTTCAAAGACTATGCCTATGGCACCAATACTTGCACCAATGTGTGTGGCCACTACACTCAGGTAAGTCATTTGCTACATTTCTCCATCTCaacttcaaattatttttgtccATTGTAATTTAAAATGAGAGATTCCTATTCCAATTCAACAAACTATTTCTAAGTCTTGTAATCACATTGTGCACATGCTCTTTTTATTTCACTGTTTTAGAAAGGGCCCTTGAaataaagaggatttttttttaccctttaaatttattcttatttttgtttccctgAAAAAGACTCTCTTCTAGCAAG of the Gopherus flavomarginatus isolate rGopFla2 chromosome 1, rGopFla2.mat.asm, whole genome shotgun sequence genome contains:
- the LOC127041871 gene encoding glioma pathogenesis-related protein 1-like isoform X2, with amino-acid sequence MKITLSLPVLVVLALSVCCYSYEPNTLPDTRDKQFIEECVTAHNHFRSRVNPAASNMLHMSWDPDLAKTARAWAKTCQFKHNIYLKIRGKAHPTFTSVGENIWTGSLRMFSVTAALTSWYNEFKDYAYGTNTCTNVCGHYTQVVWATSYKVGCAVHFCPTVTGFRGSNAAHFICNYGPAGNYPTWPYDMGAACSKCNGEKCVDKLCENPEREKVISNSGWYPDWDRYPDQDKAMCDQYCITVLALRPLLIILTFGAVWFLQKHYPQVSMSD
- the LOC127041871 gene encoding uncharacterized protein LOC127041871 isoform X1, translating into MEPELLRTLLMNVTSTSRLAVELFLQLQSDSEESDDAIDSPDACDNTLLVTDMLSTTERRLWARETSTEWWDHIVLQVWDDEQWLQNFRMRKATFMGLCAELAPTLRRKDTRLRAALSVEKRVAIAIWKMATPDSYRSVANQVGVGKSTVGIVLMQVCRAINCILLRRTVTLGNVQDILDGFAQMGFPNCEGAIDGTHIPILAPPHLASEYINQKGYFSVVLQALVDHRGSFIDIYRGWPGKVHDACIFRNSALFRKLQAGTFFPDRKITVGDVEMPIVILGDPAYPLMPWLMKPYTGKLDRSKDRFNYRLSRCRMTVECAFSRLKGLWRCIYGKLDLGDSSIPAVISTCCTLHNICEGKGETFSEEWTSEVQSLEAEFAQPESRATREAQHRASRIRDALREQFEAESQQ